The DNA sequence CGGGAACTGCTCAGGTTCATACATGGCATGCCCAAGACTGTAAGCTGCCTTTTCAAGGTCAATCATGCCGCCTAACCCCCCGGAAGCAACGATGTTTTGGATTTTCAATTCGGGTTTGCTGATGATGATTATTCCGCCCCGCTTAAGCTCCTTCACCACCTTCATGACGGCTCGCTTAGCCTCCTTTTCAGATTTAGCGCCTGTGCAAACCATTTTTCCGGAGCTGAAAATTAAAGTGGCCGTTTTGGGACGTTTAAGCCGGAAGACCAGGCCGGGGAACTGTTCGGGGCGATATTCCACGCCGGGGTAGCCCTTAACCACTGAGTTCAGGTCGACTTTCTGGTTAAGTGTTGCAGAAGCGACCACGTTTTCGATGCTTATTGAAGCTTTCACTTTGGGCATAAGTTCCCCCTCCTCTGAATAAACTGCCTTAGTTTGATTTTATCAGAGGCTGTGTTTATAAATACATCTATGGCTGCTTGACGCCGGGGTTTTGTTGTTCAGCAACCGCTTTTTTGCGCCGCAAAACCGGAGCAGCGAACTCAACGATGATTAGCAGCATAATGAGCACAACGATTAGGGGCAGCATCCACGAGTTGCTTTTCATAATCAGGGTCACCCAGCCAAAGTAAGGTATCCGCATGACCACTTTGCCCAAAACAAGGTCCTCAGATACCCCCTGGCCTGTTGTCCAGAGCGTGTGTGAGTCATACTGGGAAACATCCGGTGGTGAGGGCCATGTGTCTCCGTTGCCGTCGCCCTTAGTCTGGAAAAACCATGTGCCCTCTTCATCCTGGTACTTAGCGACAATGCGGTGAACGATAGGTGTAGCCTCCGAGTTGGCGCCGCCGACTGGTTTCTGGTAAACGATGATGTCGCTGTTGGGGTAATCAGCATTCAACTCTGCAGGATCCACGCTTTGGATAACGATAATGTCCCCTACATGCAAGGTTTGATCAAAAGGGTGACTAAAACCGTCGCATCCACCCTGCATGGTGCACATGCTGCCGCTTTCCACCACCCGCAATGGAACGCTGTTTCCTAAGGCTAACCCAAGCCCAAAGAAGAAGGCTAGGATAACGGCGGCGACTAGGCTGATGCTAACTGCGGTTTTTACGTATTCGTTTCTAAGAAGTCTTCTCAGGTCAGTCAATAGCTTTCACTGACTTGATACTTCCAAGGAGCATTTAAGCTTTAAAGTGGCTTCTGGAAAAGAAAAATAGAGAGTGCTTAAGGGAAGCACTGTTCATTTAGATTTTCTGTTTACTTAGTACTTCGCGGAATACGTTGCCGCATTTGGGGCATTCGTAGAGGCCGATTTCTAGCTGCATCCGTTTTCCTTCTTTGTCGGGGCGGCCTGCCATCTTCCATGTTTTCTTGGGTTTTGCTGCTTCGGTTCCGCATTTTGGACATTTCGCCATGGTTGTTTTCCTCCGTATTATCGCTTTGATGGCATTCGGCTGATAAGATAAAAAAGTTTCCATAGTGTTCGCATAGATATTTTTCTGTTCAACATGAAAATTAGACATCTAAATGTTAAATCCATGGAAACAGTGGTAAAGAAGTGTGGAAACCAAGCCATACACCCCTCGGTATTCATCAAGAACAACACCAATAGAACAGGAAACCAAACAAAACCAACGTAACTTCACCCCTGATATACGCAGCTTTGCATCCCCAACATTTTTTAAGGCACCGCGAAAGCTATACTTCTAATCGATTCGAGGCACACTTTGTATTGCAAGCAACTTCTGAGAACGCTTTTGAAATGCTTGTCAAGCCAGTGCGAAGGCTAATAGAGCAGAGAGGATTCTCTAAACCCACCGAACCCCAAGCTAAAGTCATCCCCAAAATCCTCGACGGCAAAAACGTCCTCCTCATATCGCCCACCGCAACCGGAAAAACCGAAGCCGCCTTCCTTCCCGTCCTCAGCATGCTTCTTCAGCAGCCCAAAACCCCCGGCATAAAAGTGCTCTACATCACGCCGCTACGTGCGCTCAACCGCGATTTGCTGGAGCGCCTCCAGTGGTGGTGCAACAACCTCGACATCAAGTTGGCGGTGCGCCACGGCGACACCGAACAGAAAGAACGCACCCGACAAAGCCAATGTCCACCCGACATATTAATCACCACACCCGAAACCCTGCAGGCAATCCTCTCTGGGTGGCTGCTGCGTCAGCATCTCCAAGCCCTTAAGTGGGTGGTGATTGATGAGGTGCATGAACTCGCCGACAGCAAACGGGGTAGCCAACTCTCGCTGGCGCTGGAGCGGGTGCGGGGGTTAATCGGCAGGGACTTCCAGATGATTGGGTTATCCGCCACCGTGGGCAGCCCAGAGAAGGTCGCGGAGTTCCTCGTCGGCGATAAACGCCCCGTTGAAACCGTGCGGGTATCCGTTGCCAAGATGGTTAAGCTCCAAGTAATTTTTCCCCAGCCCACCGAGGAAGATGTGCGTTTCGCTGGCAAAATCTACACTCACCCCGAGGTGGCGGCGCGCCTGCGGATCATCCGTGATTACATGGAGAAGCGCAAGTCAGTTTTGCTCTTCACTAACACTCGGTCGGTTTCGGAGGTTCTGGCTTCACGCTTCAAAGTCTGGGACGAAGACTTCCCCATCTCCATCCATCATGGTTCACTGGCAAAGCCCTCCCGCATCGCCGCGGAAACCGGCCTTAAACGTGGCGCACTCAAAGGCTTAATTGCCACAAGCAGCCTTGAACTCGGCATCGATGTTGGACACATTGATTTGGTGATTCAGTATATGAGTCCACGGCAGGTGTCGCGGCTTATCCAACGCGTCGGCAGAGCCGGGCACACCTACGGTGACCTCTCAGAGGGCATAATCATAGGCATGGACTCCGATGACACCCTTGAGGCCCTGGTGATTGCACGCCGCGCATTGCAGGAGCAGCTTGAACCCATAAGCCTGCCTGATAAACCCTACGATGTGCTGGCGCATCAAATCGCTGGGCTGCTGCTTAAAACCAGACGCTTAACCTTTAATGAAATCCTCGCAGTATGCCAGAACGCCGCGCCCTATCAGAATCTAACAGTTGAGGACGTCGAGAAAATCATTAGGTACATGCATCAGCGGTTTCCACGGCTGGCATGGGCGTCCTTTGAGGATCAGGTGGTTCTGCGTCCCCAACGCACCAAAGCCCTCTTTGAGTACTACTTTGATAATCTCTCCATGATTCCTGAGGAGAAGCAGTTTCTGGTCATAGATGAAACCGCAGATTCCTCCATCGGGGTACTCGACGAGGCCTTCATGGCTGAGTACGGTAAACCCGGAACCAAATTCATCATCCGCGGCAGCCCCTGGCAAATCATACATGCCACCGAAGACAAAGTCTACGTTCGCCCCGTCGAGGACCCCGCCGGCAGCATACCCAGCTGGATAGGCGAAGAAATCCCGGTGCCCTACGAGGTCGCCCAGGAATTAGCTGAGGTCCGCGGCTTTGTTGAGGAGCAGTGGCAACGCGGCGCCACCCCCGAGGAAACCAGCCAGATGCTCTCGGAACGTTACCCCGCCGACGCCCAGACCATCCTGCATGCCATAGCGGAGACCGCCGAGCAGGTGTACAGCGGCTTCCCCGTGCCTACGCCCGAGCGTATCGTGGTGGAGGAGTGGAGCGAATTTGTAATTGTGCATTCGAATTTTGGTTCGTTGACGAATCGCGCGTTGGCGCAGCTGCTTGGGCAAGTGCTCTCCGATAAGCTGGGACGCGGCATCGTCGTGCAGCATGATCCCTACCGCATATTTGTACAGACCATGGGCGCCATCTCCTCGGAACGTTTGGTGGAGGTGCTTAAAGAAATCAAGGATTTGCCCGAATCCACAGTCCGCAGCACCTTGACTGCCTCCACAATCAAAACGGGGCTGTTTAAGCGACGCGTCATCCAGGTTGCCCGCCGCTTCGGCGCCCTAAAGAAGTGGGCGGATTTTGGCAATGTGAGCCTGCAAAAACTCATCTCCAGCTTCGAAGGCACCCCAATATATGAGGAGGGCCTCAAGGAGGTGTTCAGCAAAGACCTTGACGCTGACGGATTGGTTATGGTTCTGGGGCGTCTGCGTGAGGGCAAGACGCGGTTGCAGGTGGTGAAGACAGGCGGTAACCCGACGCCGGTGGCTCGTGTGGGCATAGAGCGGGTAAGCATGAAGACTGATTTGATTCCGCCCGAGCAGATGCGGGCTGTGCTGGTGGATTCGGCTAAGGCGCGGCTGCTGAATGAAACAGGCAACTTTGTCTGTGCGGCATGCTGGGACTGGATGGCTATGGTGCGCATAAAGGATTTGCCTGATAAACCCCTGTGTCCCCACTGTGGCTCAGCCGCGATTGGGATGCTTAAGGTGGAGGAGGAGAAAGCGATGGGTCTGGTGGAGAAGCGGGGCGAGCATCTGGCTAAGAACGAAGTGAAGATGCAGGCGCATGCCAAGCAGACCGCGGAGCTTATTGAGCGGTACGGGAAAGCGGCGGCGGTGGCTTTGAGTGGACGCCGAATTTCAGCTAACGATGCCAAGGCGGTTCTGGAGAAGGAGCCTCGGGTTTCTGATGGCTTCTTTGAGTTGGTTTTGGAGGCTGAACGTAAGGCGCTGAGTCGTCGTTTCCGTTAAGCGACGTTTTGGTTAGCCTGCTGGCGAGTATTCAGACTTTTAACATCATCTTTTTAAGTGTAGAACCATTTATTTCTTGGTTGTTCGCTCGTTATGCATATAGGAGTATGCGTGTGTGGAAATAAGCCGAAAAAACCTACGCAAAGAAGTTCTGGAACGTATCAAATTCATGAAAACCTGCGTTATGGCCCGCGAGCTTTGTCTGCTAGTGCGCACCAACAGAGCAATTCTGGAGCCCAAGGACGTAAAGGATGTCTGCATGTACATTTCGAATCTATGCCGCGAGGAAGGCTGCGGTGAACCCAGCGAGTTATGCGCGAAGGCTGCACATGCAATCGGAGAGGCAGATGAGGAGAAGTATCTGGATTTATGCGCTCAGAGCTGCGTGAAATGCGGTGAGGCTCGGCGTCCGCAGGCTAAAAAAGATGCCTATGTTGCTTGACTTGTGAATGGCTTGTTTAGGGATGTGTGTTAAGAGAAATGTTTATCGCGCCTTTTGTTCCCAGCCCCAGCAGCGTGGTTGAGTATATGCTTAAGCTTGCCGGCTTGAAGTCAGGCGAGGTACTTTTTGATATGGGTTCAGGTGATGGCCGAACCGTGATTATGGCAGCTAAAACCTTTGGCGCCCGGGGCGTAGGGATCGAGTTACGTGAGGATTTAGCTAAAAAAGCCATGAGTAACATCCATGAGAGCGGACTTGAGGGCCGCGTGACAATCATAAACGACGACATGTTCAACGTGAATTTAACCAGCGCCGACGTGGTTTACCTGTACTTGACCACCAGCGCCAACGAGAAAATCAAACCTAAACTTGACCGGGACCTAAAACCTGGCGCCCGCGTGGTCTCCCATGACTACGAAGTGGTTGGGTGGCGGCCCGAGAAAATCGAGAACTTCTGTGAAAACCCCCAGTTGGGCTACCCCTCACATACGATTTATCTGTACCGCAAACCCTGAGTTTTGCTGGTGCTCACAGCAGACCTCCCTCCCCCTATTTAATAAGGAATCAAGACGGTCGGGTCCATTTTTTCTTAGTTGTTGCTTGGCAAGGCGCCTTTACACAACAACCTGTGGCGTTTGTGGGCGGCTGCTTTTCTGTTTTAGATTGTTTAGGCGGTTGCTGGCGAGTTGTGCAATATGCCACAAGCAGAGCCCCCGGGATTTTGATCCGCTCTGTCAGGGTGATTTGCCGCGGCTTGTGCCAATTGGCCTCACAGTAGAAGCATCAAAATCCTTTGGTGCCCAACAACAATTATAAGCTGGCGGCTCGTCAACAGAAAAGCGGTTTAAATGCAGTTTGTTCCATGGCAAAATGTGGCGGATTGGCGATGCAGAGGCTGCGGGTACTGCTGTAAACTCTACAGCGTCGTCTTGGGTTTTACCGAGTGGCTGCATCTCACCAAGACCTTCGGGGCAGAAACCACCGAGGCGGGGCTAAACCGCTTCTTCATCAAACGCTGCAGTGATGGTAGCTGCGCTTTTCTCTGTAGCAGCAACCGCAACTACTTCTGTGGGCTGCAAAGCATGAAGCCTCAGGCCTGCAAAATCTGGCCGTTTAAGGTGCTGGCGGAACCCAAATACGGCGAGGAAAAACAAGCCGCGTACCTGTACCGGGGCAGCACAATCTATGTTTACGTTGATACCATGTGTAACGGGTTGCGTTATGGGGCGCCGACCTGGGAGTTTGAGCGTGTGGTTGTGCGGGAGTTTGCGGAGTTATCGCTTGGGCTGCGGCAGGTGCAGGTTAATTCCACTAGGAGCCCGCCTGCGGAGTGGCGAAGGATTTAGCTTAATTTTTTATTTTACATATTCAGGTTCGGAATATATTGCATCTGATTTTGAAGACTTATTCATAATTCATAAACGTCAAATATGATTAGCGCCTGTCTGCTTGCTATATGGTGTGTTCAGATATGAGGCTAACAAAAACTTTAACTTCGATAGTAATTGCAGCATTAATCTTATCCTGTTTCATAACTTTATACAAAGCCGAGCCTGCCACGGCCGTATCATCAAATGGCACGATAAACTTTAACGTAAGCGGCTTAGCGGCTGGCACAAGCTGGACCGTGCAAGTGCAAACTACCAATCATACCCAAACCAGCAGCACCTACTCCACATCTTGGATCGAAGGAGTGCCCTGTCCATGGATTGTCTATGTGCCTGCCGGATACACTTCATCATCCACCCTATCCGGAACCGCATACGTAGCAGCGTACGGAACAACAAACATAAACGTGGCCTTCACGGCTATACCCGGTGCCTACGATGTGGTTTTTACCCAAACCGGTTTAGCCTCAGGCACACGCTGGAGCGTAACCCTCAACGGCAACACACAAACATCAACCACCGACACTGTCACATTCAGTGGCGTGTCCGATGGTTCATACAGCTACTTTGTCAATGCCCCCGGAGGATACAATGCCTCAGTAACCTTTGGCGCCATCACTGTGGATGGAGAAAACGTGGAGCAGTCAGTGCTGTTTACTTCTCAATCTGACAGCTGGAGTATGTTTGGGAATGGTCCAGCCCGCACTGCAAGCTCCACCTCGATTGGTCCCCTGACGAACTCTTTGGCGTGGTCAAAGTCTACCGGACAATTCGGAGAATACTACCTTGATTTTTCGCCTGCTGTGGTTGTGGGTGATGTTTTCTACATATGCTCAGGACATTACGTCTATGCTCTTAACGCATTCACTGGAGACCTGATTAATACATACGATTTGGGATCAACTTATAATGATGATTCCGGACCCGCTATGGTGGAGGATATTTTATACTTCGGTTCATCAGGCGGGAACGTTACTGCGTTAAATATTACTTCAGGCGACATCGTTTGGACCTATACAACTGGTTCATACATAACAGGGTCCCCGGTAGTAGCAAACGGAGTCCTCTACATAGGTTCATATGATGATAAACTGTACGCGCTAAATGCAACCAACGGCAACCTGGTCTGGTCATATAATACTGGCGCAGACGTGTGGACTTCACCAGCCGTCTCTAACGGGCTTGTCCTAGTCTACTCCAATGGGAAACTGTATGCAATAAACGCGCAGACGGGCAGCCAAGCGTGGAACTATTCCGTGGCAAGTGCTCAATATTATAACGATGCACCAGTTGTCCAAGATGGCATAGTTTATGGGTGCCTATTCCAAGGCTCTGGTGCCGGCGCCTTCTTTGCTTTAAACGTCACTAGTGGCGCAGAAATTTGGTCTTACAGCGCGTATTCTTTCGGTGGAGCCGCTGTAGCTAACGGCGTTGTTTACTTTAACGACGGTGATGATGGTTACCTGCGTGCTCTGAACGCCACTACAGGCGTCGGAATTTGGTCAAGGGACCTATCGCTGTATGATCAGGGCCCAATGGTTTCAGGTGACGTAGTGTATGTGGTGTCCTATAATGGAATTTATGCCTTGAATGCGACAACTGGCAACACCATCTGGTCTTATTCGTTTTATAATTACATGGGTTCGGACTCAGGTACGCCTATTATCGCTAACGGTATAGTTTACGTTTTCGTACCCGGCGATATGATGATGTTTGAGGAGGAAGGTACAATATACGCCTTCGGAAACCCTGAGCAATACACGTTAAACATGACAACTGTGGGTCAGGGCACCGTTGAACCAGGAAACCAAACTTACAATGCAGGAAGCACCGTTAACTTGGTCGCTATCCCCGATGCAGGCTGGAGCTTTAGCGGCTGGAGCGGCGACGCATCAGGCACAACCAACACAACCCTCAGCATGGACGGCAACAAAACTGTAACCGCCACCTTCACCCAAGACATCTACGCCTTAACCATGCTTACAGTAGGCAACGGCCAAGTCAACCCCGGAAACACCTCTGCTACCTACCGATACGGCGACACAGTAGATATCAAAGCAATCAACGATGCAGGCTGGTCTTTTAGCGGTTGGAGCGGTGATGCCTCTGGAACAAGTAACACAACCCTGATGATGGATGGCAACTTAACGGTTACTGCAACCTTCACTCTTATCCCAACCTACGATGTAACCTTCACGTGCACTGGTTTAGCTTTGGGCACAAGCTGGAATGTAACCCTTGACGGAAGCACCCAGACCTCAACCGCTGCCTCCATAACCTTCACGGGGCTCCTCAGCGGCAACTACGCCTACACGATAGGTGCGGTAGCTGATTATACTCTGCAATCTCTCTCATCAACAGGAACATTACCGGTAAATACGGACCTGGACATACCCTTAGCGTTTACTTATAATCTGGACTGGCCTATGTTTGGATACGACTTGGCACGTTGTGGTTCATCCCCCGTTAATGGACCCGCCACCAACTATACAAAATGGATCTATACGACTGGCGGCGTGATAAGTTCGTCTCCATCAATTTATGGGGGCGTGGTCTACGTGGGGTCAAACGATGGTTACCTGTATGCATTCAATGAATCCGACGGCAACATCCTTTGGACCTACAAAGTCAGCGGTATAATTCAGTCAAGCTCCGCTGTAGCTAACGGTGTCGTGTACATTGGCTCCTCCGAAAGCATCCTGTATGCCTTAAACGCCTCAACGGGCACCAGCATATGGAACTTCACAGCAGGCAACGTCATCTATTCTTCTCCAGCGGTTGCTAACGGCATTGTCTATGTAGGCTGTTACGATAAGAACCTCTACGCGATCAATGCCTCAACCGGCGCGTTAGTTTGGAGCTACACCACAGGCGGCCCCATAGACCTCTCTTCTCCCGCCATAGTAAACGGCGTCGTTTTCATAGGCTCAACAGACAGCAAGCTTTACGCAATTAATGCTTCGACCGGTGCTAAACTGTGGAGCAGCGATCTTGGTGGGGCAATATATTCGACTCCTGCGGTAGCCAACGGTTTAGTCTTTGTAGGTACAGAAGGCAGTAAAATATACGCTTTGAATGCAACTACAGGCGATGAATGCTGGCAACTCTCGACAGGCGGCGCAGTTTACTGTTCCGCCGCGGTTGACAACGGAGTAGTCTATATTGGCTCTTATGACAAAAAGATGTATGCACTCAACGCTTCCACTGGAGCAGAAATCTGGAGCTTTACTGTGGACGGCTACATTTTAGCTAAACCCTCAATTGCCAGCGGCGTCATATACTTCGGATCCTTTGACGGACAGCTCTACGCCTTAAACGCAACCGACGGGGAAGCAATCTGGAGCTACCAAACCGATGCAATCTATGTGTCCCCCGCAGTCACAGATGGTTCACTATATGTGGGTTCATCCAACAACAACATAATTGCTTTCTCTGCTCCTCAAGTGATAACCTTAACCATGAACACGGTTGGTCACGGCACAGTGCAGCCGGGCAACGGAACCCAACTGTACGGTTCAACAATAGACCTGCAAGCTATCCCCGATGAGGGCTGGAGCTTTGCTGGTTGGAGCGGCGATGCCTCTGGAACAAGTAACACAACCCTAATGATGGATGGCAACAAGACAATCACAGCCACATTCAGCAAAGACGTATGCATCTTAACCATGATAACCAAGGGCAAGGGCAGCGTGCTCCCCGGCAACGTATCTTACCTCTACGGTGACTCAGTTGACCTCAAAGCCATCGCTGATGCAGGCTGGAGCTTTGCTAACTGGACCGGCAGTGCTTCGGGTACATCCAACACCACCATTACGATGACGGGTAACTTTACGGTCACTGCAACCTTCACCCAGGACACCTACACCTTAACCATCATCACGGTGGGTCAGGGCAGCGTCACCAATGCCAACACAACCTTCCTTTCAGGCACCACTGTTGACCTCTCCGCCACAGGCAGTACTGGCTGGCACTTTGCCAACTGGACCGGCGATCTCTCTGGGTCAGTTAATCCGAGTAGCATCTTGATGGATGGCGACAAAACTGTCGTTGCAAGCTTTGCTAAAGATGTCTGTATCTTAACGATGGTTACGGTTGGCAGCGGCAGTGTTCTTCCAGGAAACGTCACTTATCTGTATGGTGACTCTGTTGATTTGAAAGCCATAAACAATGCAGGCTGGACTTTCGCTAACTGGACGGGCAGCGCATCGGGTACATCCAACACCACCCTAACCATGACTGGCAACTTGACGGTAACCGCGACCTTCACACAGAACATCTACACCTTAACCATCATAACCGTGGGACAGGGCACCGTTACCCCCGGCAACAGCAGCTACCTCTCAGGCGCAACCGTGGACCTTAAAGCCTTCAACGCAGCCCACTGGACATTCGCGAATTGGACAGGCGGCGCATCGGGCACATCCAACACAACCATAACCCTCAACGGAGACATGACCATAACCGCTACCTTCACAAAGATAACCTACGTCGTTAACTTCGCTGCCTCTGGCGCCAGCTCGGATTACGTGGAAAGCATCCTGATTGTGGACGGCACCGAATACCCGCTCAGCGCGCTTCCGCTGTCCTTCACCTGGGACTCAGGCTCAACCCACACCTACAGCTACGCCTCATTGCTGAGCGTAAACAGCGGTAAACGCTACGCTTGGGCATCAGCTAGTGGGCTATCAACCTTGCAGGGCGGCACCTTAACCGTGTCAGGCGAAGGCACCGTCACAGCCAACTATGGCACCCAGTATCTGCTGGTGGTAAGCACCCCGTATGGTTCAGCAAGCGGCAGCGGCTGGTACAGCTCAGGCTCCTCTGCGTCGGCAAGCATCAGCGGCTCCACCTATGGCTCAGGCGACACGCGCCAGGTCTTCACGGGCTGGAGCAACGGGCAAACCGGCACCAGCTTCTCGGTGACGATGGATTCCGCCAAGTCAGTGCGTGCTAACTGGGCAACCCAGTATCTGGTAACCCTCACAGCTAACCCAACTGAAGCCGGCTCCACTACGCCCCAAACCATCTGGGCATCTGCAGGAACAATCAGCATCTCTGCATCGGCAAACAGCGGCTACAGGTTTGCTTCCTGGACAGTAGAGGGCTCAGCCACCATAGCCTCCGCCTACGCTAACAGCACCTCCGCAGCCATCTCTGGCCCCGCAAACATAACCGCGAACTTTAACAGCGGCAGCCTCATCGCAACCGTAACTACCAGCGGCGAAACCTACGATGTTACCCTCAGCGGCGACATAGCGTCAAACCAGATGTCCAACATAACCATCACTCCGCATCAATCAAAGAACACCACCACCGTGGGATTCACTGTAACCGGCGAATCCGGCACCTCTGGCACAGGCAACTTGACGCTTTCCAAGAGCGCCATACCCTACGGCACCACCCCGCTGGTCTATGTGGACGGCGTCTTGGTTGAGGAGCAAGGCTACACCGAGGACGCAGACAACTACTACATCTGGTACACCGTGCACTTCAGCAGCCACGAGATGACCATAGAGTTCACGTCAACTCAGAATGCACCTGACCAGGGCTTAGGCGTCTGGCTTGGAGTCGGCGCAGCAGCTCTGCTGTTTGCTGTGCTGCTGGTGTTGATTGTGCTCTTTAAGCGCAGCAAACCAAAACGGGCATAGCAGGCAATTAAGCCCTGCCTCTTCCCCTTTTGGGTTTTTTCTCTTTTTAACATTATCTATTTTAGGCTCGATGGCTCTTAACCAGAAACATCTCCTGAGGAATCCTGCATGGTTAAAGCTAAAGTCGGCGTCTCAATGCTCTACTGTCTAGGCGAACCCTTCAACCGCATGGTCAAGCGCCTCGGCTCCATGGATACCAAGTACATCGAAATCCTCGACGACGGCACCCACGACCTAAACAAAGCCCGCATCAGCCAACTTCGGGAAGCCGCCAAATCTTTCGGCTTAACCTACTCGCTGCACGCGCCCTTTGCGGACATAAACATCGGCGCCCCCGCCAAACCCATGCTTGCCGCCTCCATGAAGCGCCTCAAGCAGTCGCTGGCAAACGCCCGTGCAATCGACGCGAAAATGTGGGTTTTCCACCCCGCACAGCGCACCGGCATCGGTCAATTCTACCCCGACGAGGACTTTAAAGCCATGTGCCGCAGCGTCGAGGAGCTCTATGCGGAGGCTGAGGAATACGGCGTTAACATGGCGATGGAGAATCTGCCGCATAAATACTGGTTTTTGATGAGCACCCCCGCGGAGTACCTGCGCTTCTATAGGGAAACTAATCTGCCCATCGGCATCACCTTGGATTTGGGGCATGCGCATCTGGAGGGACAAATCGAGCCCTTCATCAGCCAACTTGCCGACAAAATCGTGCATATCCACGCCAGCAACAACCACGGCTTAGACGACGAACACAACGGAGTCTGCGACGGCACCATCAACTACGTCTCCTTCACAGAGTCGCTAAAGAAAATCGGCTACGACAAAACCGTCGTGGTGGAGTCCATGCGGGGCGTACCCGAAAGCATAGCGCGCCTCAAGCAGCTACTGGTTTAGGGGCAGCTCCAGCTCTAAGCCGTCTTCGGCAAGCAACGTGTTTGGGAACACCTTTTTTGCCTGCTCCAGCAGCGCCGACGCATCGGGGTAACGTGCGCTGATGTGGCTGAGCACCAGCTGCTTTGCTTCTGCCGCTTTTGCCTGCGCCGCCGCCTGGCTGGGCGTCGAGTGCCCATCAGTACCTGCCCGTTCAGCCATGGAGTCATCGAAGGTGCAGTCATGAATCACCAGGTCCGCGTCCTGGGCGAATTCGGCGAATGCACTGAAGGGTTTGGTGTCGCCTGTGTAGACGATTTTTCTGCCCTCCCGCACAGGACCCA is a window from the Candidatus Bathyarchaeota archaeon genome containing:
- a CDS encoding sugar phosphate isomerase/epimerase, with the translated sequence MVKAKVGVSMLYCLGEPFNRMVKRLGSMDTKYIEILDDGTHDLNKARISQLREAAKSFGLTYSLHAPFADINIGAPAKPMLAASMKRLKQSLANARAIDAKMWVFHPAQRTGIGQFYPDEDFKAMCRSVEELYAEAEEYGVNMAMENLPHKYWFLMSTPAEYLRFYRETNLPIGITLDLGHAHLEGQIEPFISQLADKIVHIHASNNHGLDDEHNGVCDGTINYVSFTESLKKIGYDKTVVVESMRGVPESIARLKQLLV
- a CDS encoding PQQ-binding-like beta-propeller repeat protein codes for the protein MRLTKTLTSIVIAALILSCFITLYKAEPATAVSSNGTINFNVSGLAAGTSWTVQVQTTNHTQTSSTYSTSWIEGVPCPWIVYVPAGYTSSSTLSGTAYVAAYGTTNINVAFTAIPGAYDVVFTQTGLASGTRWSVTLNGNTQTSTTDTVTFSGVSDGSYSYFVNAPGGYNASVTFGAITVDGENVEQSVLFTSQSDSWSMFGNGPARTASSTSIGPLTNSLAWSKSTGQFGEYYLDFSPAVVVGDVFYICSGHYVYALNAFTGDLINTYDLGSTYNDDSGPAMVEDILYFGSSGGNVTALNITSGDIVWTYTTGSYITGSPVVANGVLYIGSYDDKLYALNATNGNLVWSYNTGADVWTSPAVSNGLVLVYSNGKLYAINAQTGSQAWNYSVASAQYYNDAPVVQDGIVYGCLFQGSGAGAFFALNVTSGAEIWSYSAYSFGGAAVANGVVYFNDGDDGYLRALNATTGVGIWSRDLSLYDQGPMVSGDVVYVVSYNGIYALNATTGNTIWSYSFYNYMGSDSGTPIIANGIVYVFVPGDMMMFEEEGTIYAFGNPEQYTLNMTTVGQGTVEPGNQTYNAGSTVNLVAIPDAGWSFSGWSGDASGTTNTTLSMDGNKTVTATFTQDIYALTMLTVGNGQVNPGNTSATYRYGDTVDIKAINDAGWSFSGWSGDASGTSNTTLMMDGNLTVTATFTLIPTYDVTFTCTGLALGTSWNVTLDGSTQTSTAASITFTGLLSGNYAYTIGAVADYTLQSLSSTGTLPVNTDLDIPLAFTYNLDWPMFGYDLARCGSSPVNGPATNYTKWIYTTGGVISSSPSIYGGVVYVGSNDGYLYAFNESDGNILWTYKVSGIIQSSSAVANGVVYIGSSESILYALNASTGTSIWNFTAGNVIYSSPAVANGIVYVGCYDKNLYAINASTGALVWSYTTGGPIDLSSPAIVNGVVFIGSTDSKLYAINASTGAKLWSSDLGGAIYSTPAVANGLVFVGTEGSKIYALNATTGDECWQLSTGGAVYCSAAVDNGVVYIGSYDKKMYALNASTGAEIWSFTVDGYILAKPSIASGVIYFGSFDGQLYALNATDGEAIWSYQTDAIYVSPAVTDGSLYVGSSNNNIIAFSAPQVITLTMNTVGHGTVQPGNGTQLYGSTIDLQAIPDEGWSFAGWSGDASGTSNTTLMMDGNKTITATFSKDVCILTMITKGKGSVLPGNVSYLYGDSVDLKAIADAGWSFANWTGSASGTSNTTITMTGNFTVTATFTQDTYTLTIITVGQGSVTNANTTFLSGTTVDLSATGSTGWHFANWTGDLSGSVNPSSILMDGDKTVVASFAKDVCILTMVTVGSGSVLPGNVTYLYGDSVDLKAINNAGWTFANWTGSASGTSNTTLTMTGNLTVTATFTQNIYTLTIITVGQGTVTPGNSSYLSGATVDLKAFNAAHWTFANWTGGASGTSNTTITLNGDMTITATFTKITYVVNFAASGASSDYVESILIVDGTEYPLSALPLSFTWDSGSTHTYSYASLLSVNSGKRYAWASASGLSTLQGGTLTVSGEGTVTANYGTQYLLVVSTPYGSASGSGWYSSGSSASASISGSTYGSGDTRQVFTGWSNGQTGTSFSVTMDSAKSVRANWATQYLVTLTANPTEAGSTTPQTIWASAGTISISASANSGYRFASWTVEGSATIASAYANSTSAAISGPANITANFNSGSLIATVTTSGETYDVTLSGDIASNQMSNITITPHQSKNTTTVGFTVTGESGTSGTGNLTLSKSAIPYGTTPLVYVDGVLVEEQGYTEDADNYYIWYTVHFSSHEMTIEFTSTQNAPDQGLGVWLGVGAAALLFAVLLVLIVLFKRSKPKRA